In a single window of the Papaver somniferum cultivar HN1 chromosome 8, ASM357369v1, whole genome shotgun sequence genome:
- the LOC113304842 gene encoding protein ECERIFERUM 1-like produces MASKPGPLSEWPWKGLGNYKYIVLAPWVAHSVYSYVTSKDEIWERDLTSLLVFPYLLWRWIHGQIWITLARFQTARSKHRILDKGIEFEQVDRERNWDDLIILNGLIFYPMINILPGASNLPIWRTDGVVISFLIHAGPTEFLYYWLHKALHHHYLYSRYHSHHHSSIVTEPITSVVHPFAEHIMYFILFGIPMAVPVLTGTGSIAAMLLYITYVDFMNNLGHCNFELVPKWVFDVFPVLKYIMYTPSFHSLHHTQFRTNLSLFMPLYDYMYGTMDVSSDKLYETSLKGRENKVDVVHLTHPTTLESIYHLRPAIASLASSPYAPKWYLWVFWPITYGCMLLSWIWDTTFTVERHLFDDLKMQTWAIPRYSFQYFLPWQKDKINSLIEKAIVTAEEAGAKVFSLGLLNQGEELNGNGELYLQRNPKLNIRIVDGSSLAVAVILNSIPQGTKEVLLRANLSKVVYAVAEKLCQKGVKVAVVSSNDLKNLKLRLSTELWSNLIFASTCTQKVWLVEAGVLTEDEQKQAPEGTHFIPVSQFPVKRARKDCVYYTTPALVIPKALENVHACENWLPRRVMSAWHVAGVVHALEGWDSHECGDKLLDVEKVWSAAVRHGFRLPIVVHSS; encoded by the exons ATGGCTTCCAAGCCTGGACCTTTATCTGAATGGCCATGGAAAGGTCTTGGAAACTACAAG TACATAGTTTTGGCACCATGGGTAGCACACAGTGTGTATTCATATGTAACTTCCAAGGACGAAATATGGGAGAGAGACTTAACAAGCTTACTGGTATTCCCATATTTGTTATGGAGGTGGATTCATGGTCAAATTTGGATAACACTAGCTCGTTTTCAAACAGCTCGAAGCAAACATCGTATACTCGATAAAGGCATTGAATTCGAACAAGTTGACAGAGAAAGAAACTG GGATGATCTGATAATACTCAATGGATTGATATTCTACCCAATGATCAACATTCTTCCGGGAGCATCAAATTTACCTATATGGAGAACTGACGGTGTAGTTATTTCATTTCTGATTCACGCTGGTCCAACCGAATTTCTCTACTACTGGTTGCATAAAGCTCTGCACCACCATTACCTCTACTCTCGTTACCACTCTCATCATCATTCCTCCATTGTCACTGAACCAATTACAT CCGTTGTTCATCCCTTTGCGGAGCATATAATGTATTTTATCCTATTTGGCATACCTATGGCAGTCCCAGTATTGACCGGAACTGGATCCATTGCAGCAATGTTGCTTTACATAACATATGTTGATTTCATGAACAATCTGGGGCATTGCAACTTCGAACTTGTCCCCAAATGGGTATTTGATGTTTTCCCAGTTCTGAAGTACATCATGTATACGCCATC gtTTCATTCTCTTCATCACACACAATTCCGGACAAACTTATCGCTATTCATGCCGCTGTACGATTACATGTACGGTACAATGGACGTATCATCAGACAAATTATATGAAACTTCACtgaaaggaagggaaaataaagTTGATGTAGTTCATTTGACTCATCCAACCACACTTGAATCAATCTATCATCTTCGGCCAGCCATTGCTTCTTTGGCATCCAGTCCTTATGCCCCGAAATGGTATCTGTGGGTGTTTTGGCCTATCACATATGGGTGTATGCTGCTAAGTTGGATCTGGGATACAACTTTTACTGTGGAGAGGCATTTGTTTGATGATCTCAAAATGCAAACTTGGGCTATACCAAGATATTCTTTCCAA TATTTCTTGCCATGGCAGAAAGATAAAATCAACAGCTTGATTGAGAAAGCTATAGTAACAGCTGAGGAAGCAGGTGCTAAGGTGTTCAGTCTAGGTCTCCTAAACCAG GGAGAAGAATTGAATGGAAATGGTGAACTCTATCTTCAAAGGAACCCAAAGCTAAACATAAGAATTGTGGATGGTAGTAGCTTAGCAGTGGCAGTGATACTCAACAGCATTCCACAAGGAACTAAAGAAGTACTCCTTAGAGCAAATCTTTCTAAAGTTGTTTATGCAGTTGCTGAGAAGTTGTGTCAGAAAGGAGTGAAG GTAGCTGTGGTTTCCAGTAATGATCTGAAGAACCTTAAACTCAGACTTTCCACTGAATTATGGAGTAATTTGATCTTTGCAAGTACTTGCACTCAAAAG GTATGGTTGGTTGAAGCTGGAGTTTTGACAGAAGATGAGCAAAAACAGGCACCAGAAGGAACACATTTCATACCAGTCTCACAATTTCCAGTAAAGAGAGCTAGAAAGGACTGTGTTTACTACACAACTCCAGCCTTGGTTATTCCTAAAGCTTTAGAGAATGTGCATGCTTGTGAG AACTGGTTGCCAAGAAGGGTAATGAGTGCATGGCATGTAGCGGGAGTTGTGCATGCATTGGAAGGATGGGATTCACATGAGTGCGGAGACAAGTTACTCGATGTGGAGAAAGTATGGAGTGCTGCTGTTCGTCATGGATTCCGACTTCCTATTGTGGTTCACAGTTCTTAA